The following coding sequences are from one Carettochelys insculpta isolate YL-2023 chromosome 5, ASM3395843v1, whole genome shotgun sequence window:
- the GCNT4 gene encoding beta-1,3-galactosyl-O-glycosyl-glycoprotein beta-1,6-N-acetylglucosaminyltransferase 4, whose amino-acid sequence MKRHKCPCKYPMRQKILILFLTVGLLALLKLLNVERFLFPHKGIYLVEHFLSTSSYVKNKYSHLRNDFQYEINCSCIYEQEPDEIGRSLEIRRKDIIDLDDEDVIAMTSDCQVYRTLRGYHLKPASLEEESFPLAYSLVVHKDAITVERLIHTIYSHQNVYCIHYDQKSTNTFKCAMDNLAKCFPNIFIASKLETVEYAHISRLQADLNCLSDLMRLSVQWKYVINLCGQDFPLRSNFVLVSELKKLNGRNMLESIKPSSSKRERFTYHYELKRVPYEYMQMPVKTNISKDPPPHNIEVFVGSAYFVLSREFIHYIFENPLAKDFFEWSKDTYSPDEHYWATLARVPGTPGEISRSADDITDLQSKTRLVKWNYLEDHLYPPCTGTHLRSVCIYGAAELRWLINYGHWFANKFDSKVDPVLIKCLAEKLAEQQKEWVDLSSESSFMRRSLADNSL is encoded by the coding sequence ATGAAGAGACATAAGTGTCCCTGCAAGTATCCCATGAGACAGAAGATCCTGATCCTGTTTTTAACAGTGGGGCTACTTGCACTTCTGAAACTCCTTAATGTTGAAAGATTCTTATTCCCTCACAAAGGTATTTATTTAGTTGAGCACTTTTTAAGCACTTCTTCTTATGTTAAAAACAAGTACTCCCATCTTAGAAATGATTTCCAGTATGAAATTAACTGTTCGTGTATATATGAGCAAGAACCTGATGAGATTGGTAGAAGTTTAGAGATAAGAAGAAAAGATATTATTGATTtagatgatgaagatgttatAGCTATGACCAGTGATTGTCAAGTATATCGTACACTTAGAGGATACCACCTAAAGCCTGCTTCCCTGGAGGAGGAAAGTTTCCCATTAGCTTACTCTTTGGTTGTTCATAAAGATGCAATAACAGTTGAAAGACTCATACACACAATATACAGCCATCAAAATGTTTACTGCATCCATTATGACCAAAAGTCCACTAATACTTTCAAATGTGCGATGGACAATTTAGCTAAGTGCTTCCCCAATATTTTCATTGCATCTAAACTGGAGACAGTGGAATATGCACACATATCTAGGCTCCAAGCAGATTTGAATTGTTTGTCTGACTTGATGAGGTTGTCAGTTCAATGGAAGTATGTTATTAATTTGTGTGGTCAAGACTTCCCGTTGAGGTCAAACTTTGTATTGGTATCTGAACTGAAGAAACTCAATGGAAGAAACATGCTGGAGTCCATAAAGCCAAGTAGTAGCAAAAGGGAGCGATTTACATATCACTATGAACTTAAGAGAGTGCCTTATGAATACATGCAGATGCCTGTAAAAACCAACATTTCTAAAGATCCACCACCTCATAACATTGAGGTTTTTGTAGGCAGTGCCTATTTTGTTTTAAGTCGGGAATTCATCCACTATATCTTTGAAAACCCTCTGGCTAAAGACTTTTTTGAATGGTCCAAGGACACTTATTCTCCAGATGAACACTACTGGGCAACTCTTGCACGTGTGCCTGGAACACCTGGGGAGATTTCAAGGTCAGCTGATGACATAACAGACCTGCAAAGCAAGACTCGCTTGGTGAAATGGAATTACCTAGAGGACCACTTGTATCCTCCGTGTACTGGCACCCATCTTCGCAGTGTGTGCATCTATGGAGCTGCAGAATTAAGGTGGCTTATAAATTACGGACACTGGTTTGCCAACAAATTTGACTCCAAAGTAGACCCTGTTTTAATAAAATGCTTGGCAGAAAAACTTGCTGAACAACAGAAGGAATGGGTTGACTTGTCTTCTGAAAGCTCTTTCATGCGCAGAAGTTTGGCAGATAATTCACTATAG